The Mixta hanseatica genome includes a region encoding these proteins:
- the htpG gene encoding molecular chaperone HtpG — protein sequence MKGQETRGFQSEVKQLLHLMIHSLYSNKEIFLRELISNASDAADKLRFRALSTPDLYEGDGELRVRVSVDKENRTLTLSDNGIGMRRDEVIENLGTIAKSGTKAFLESLGSDQAKDSQLIGQFGVGFYSAFIVADKVTVRTRAAGSAPEEGVFWESAGEGEYTIDDLTKADRGTEITLHLREGEDEFLDSWRVRNIISKYSDHIALPVEIETKDEESDTTSWEKINKAQALWTRNKAEVSDEEYNEFYKHISHDFSDPLAWSHNRVEGKQEYTSLLYIPARAPWDMWNRDHKHGLKLYVQRVFIMDDAEQFMPNYLRFVRGLIDSNDLPLNVSREILQDNRITQNLRSALTKRVLQMLDKLAKDDAEKYQQFWSEFGLVLKEGPAEDHANQQAIAKLLRFATTSSEGVAQTVSLEEYVSRMVEGQEKIYYITADSYAAAKSSPHLELFRKKGIEVLLLSDRIDEWMMSYLTEFDGKTFQSVSKADDTLEKLADEENDAQKEAEKALEPFVDRVKTLLGERVKEVRLTHRLTDTPAIVTTDANEMSTQMAKLFAAAGQAVPDVKYIFELNPEHALVKRAADTQDEARFAEWVELLLDQALFAERGTLEDPNQFIRRMNQLLLA from the coding sequence GGCGAGCTGCGCGTTCGGGTTTCTGTCGATAAGGAAAACCGCACTCTGACGCTGAGCGATAACGGCATCGGTATGCGTCGCGATGAAGTGATTGAGAACCTCGGCACCATCGCTAAGTCGGGCACCAAAGCTTTCCTTGAATCGCTCGGCTCCGACCAGGCGAAAGACAGCCAGCTGATTGGTCAGTTCGGCGTCGGTTTTTATTCGGCGTTTATCGTGGCCGATAAGGTTACCGTGCGCACCCGCGCCGCGGGAAGCGCGCCGGAAGAGGGCGTGTTCTGGGAATCCGCCGGCGAAGGCGAATATACCATCGACGATTTGACCAAGGCGGATCGCGGTACCGAAATTACGCTGCATCTGCGTGAAGGCGAAGATGAATTCCTCGACAGCTGGCGCGTGCGCAACATCATCAGCAAATATTCCGATCATATCGCGCTGCCGGTAGAGATCGAAACCAAAGATGAAGAGAGCGACACCACCAGCTGGGAAAAAATTAACAAGGCTCAGGCGCTGTGGACCCGTAACAAAGCGGAAGTCAGCGATGAAGAGTACAACGAATTCTATAAGCACATCTCGCACGACTTTAGCGATCCGCTGGCCTGGAGCCACAACCGCGTAGAGGGCAAACAGGAATATACCAGCCTGCTTTATATCCCGGCGCGCGCGCCGTGGGATATGTGGAACCGCGATCATAAGCATGGCCTGAAACTTTACGTCCAGCGCGTCTTTATCATGGATGACGCTGAACAGTTTATGCCGAACTACCTGCGCTTTGTGCGTGGCCTGATTGACTCCAACGACCTGCCGCTCAACGTATCGCGCGAGATCCTGCAGGATAACCGCATTACACAAAACCTGCGCAGCGCGTTGACCAAACGCGTACTGCAGATGCTGGATAAGCTGGCAAAAGATGACGCTGAGAAGTATCAGCAGTTCTGGAGCGAATTCGGCCTGGTGCTGAAAGAGGGCCCGGCAGAAGATCATGCCAACCAGCAGGCGATCGCCAAACTGCTGCGTTTTGCCACCACCAGTAGCGAAGGCGTGGCGCAAACCGTCTCGCTGGAAGAGTATGTCAGCCGCATGGTGGAAGGGCAGGAGAAGATCTATTACATCACTGCCGACAGCTATGCCGCAGCGAAAAGCAGCCCGCACCTGGAGCTGTTCCGCAAGAAAGGCATTGAGGTGCTGCTGCTCTCCGATCGTATCGACGAATGGATGATGAGCTACCTGACTGAGTTCGACGGTAAAACCTTCCAGTCGGTCAGCAAGGCGGACGACACGCTGGAAAAACTGGCGGACGAAGAGAACGACGCGCAGAAAGAGGCGGAAAAAGCGCTGGAGCCGTTCGTTGACCGCGTGAAAACGCTGCTGGGCGAGCGCGTGAAAGAGGTACGCCTGACGCATCGTCTGACCGATACGCCGGCTATCGTGACCACCGACGCCAATGAAATGAGCACCCAGATGGCCAAACTGTTCGCTGCGGCCGGGCAGGCGGTACCGGATGTGAAATATATCTTTGAACTGAACCCGGAGCACGCGCTGGTGAAACGCGCCGCGGATACCCAGGATGAAGCGCGCTTTGCCGAATGGGTTGAGCTGCTGCTGGATCAGGCGCTGTTTGCGGAGCGCGGCACGCTGGAAGATCCGAACCAGTTTATCCGCCGCATGAACCAGCTGCTGCTGGCCTGA
- the adk gene encoding adenylate kinase, whose product MRIILLGAPGAGKGTQAQFIMEKYGIPQISTGDMLRAAVKAGTELGKQAKAIMDEGKLVTDELVIALVKERIAQEDCRNGFLLDGFPRTIPQADAMKEAGIKIDCVLEFDVPDELIVERIVGRRVHAPSGRVYHVTFNPPKVEGKDDVTGEELTTRKDDQEETVRKRLVEYHEMTEPLVAYYQQEAQAGNTQYHKIDGTRKVTEVSAELANILG is encoded by the coding sequence ATGCGTATTATTCTGCTCGGCGCACCGGGCGCAGGTAAGGGCACACAGGCTCAGTTCATTATGGAGAAATACGGTATTCCGCAAATCTCCACGGGCGACATGTTACGAGCGGCGGTTAAAGCCGGCACGGAACTGGGCAAACAGGCGAAAGCCATTATGGATGAAGGCAAACTGGTGACCGATGAGCTGGTTATCGCACTGGTTAAAGAGCGCATTGCGCAGGAAGACTGCCGCAACGGTTTCCTGCTGGATGGCTTCCCACGCACCATACCGCAGGCTGATGCGATGAAAGAGGCCGGCATCAAGATTGACTGCGTGCTGGAGTTCGATGTGCCTGACGAATTGATCGTTGAGCGTATCGTGGGCCGTCGCGTACATGCGCCGTCAGGCCGCGTCTATCACGTGACCTTCAATCCGCCGAAGGTGGAAGGCAAAGATGACGTGACCGGCGAAGAGCTGACCACGCGTAAAGACGATCAGGAAGAGACCGTGCGTAAGCGTCTGGTGGAATACCACGAAATGACCGAGCCGCTGGTGGCCTACTATCAGCAGGAAGCGCAGGCGGGCAATACCCAGTACCATAAAATTGATGGCACGCGTAAAGTGACCGAAGTCAGCGCCGAGCTGGCGAACATCCTGGGCTAA
- the hemH gene encoding ferrochelatase — MRQDKPGVLLVNLGTPDAPTTPAVKRYLKQFLSDKRVVDTPRWLWWPILNGIILPIRSPRVSKLYASVWMEEGSPLMVFSKRQRDALAARLDIPVELGMSYGNPSLKSAVDSLMAQGVTRLIVLPLYPQFSCSTVAAVWDGLSSVFAGYRSMPDVHFIRDYAEHPAYIAALKASVERSFAQHGKPDLLVMSYHGIPQRFANEGDDYPQRCRDTTEALTRALGLSDSEVMMTFQSRFGREPWLTPYTDETMRGLPAKGVRHIQIMSPGFSSDCLETLEEISEQNREFFMHAGGEKFEYIPALNDDAEHIDMMLALVNAHR, encoded by the coding sequence ATGAGGCAAGATAAACCCGGCGTCTTGCTGGTCAACCTGGGTACGCCCGATGCGCCGACCACGCCAGCGGTTAAACGTTACCTGAAACAGTTTCTTAGCGACAAGCGCGTGGTAGATACGCCGCGCTGGCTGTGGTGGCCGATCCTGAACGGCATTATTCTGCCGATTCGCTCCCCGCGCGTCTCGAAGCTTTACGCGTCGGTATGGATGGAAGAGGGCTCGCCGCTGATGGTGTTCAGTAAGCGTCAGCGTGACGCGCTGGCCGCGCGGCTGGATATTCCCGTTGAGCTGGGCATGAGCTACGGCAACCCCAGCCTGAAAAGCGCGGTCGACAGTCTGATGGCGCAGGGCGTGACGCGGCTGATCGTGCTGCCGCTCTATCCGCAATTCTCCTGCTCGACGGTGGCGGCGGTATGGGATGGCCTGAGCAGCGTGTTTGCTGGCTATCGCTCCATGCCAGATGTCCACTTTATTCGCGATTACGCCGAGCATCCGGCCTATATCGCCGCGCTGAAAGCCTCGGTTGAGCGCTCTTTTGCGCAGCACGGCAAACCCGATCTGCTGGTGATGTCCTACCACGGTATTCCGCAGCGCTTTGCCAATGAGGGCGATGATTATCCGCAGCGCTGCCGCGATACCACCGAGGCGCTGACGCGCGCGCTTGGGCTGAGCGATAGCGAAGTGATGATGACTTTCCAGTCGCGTTTCGGCCGTGAACCCTGGCTGACGCCCTATACCGATGAAACCATGCGTGGCTTACCGGCGAAAGGGGTGCGCCATATTCAAATCATGAGCCCTGGCTTCTCCTCCGACTGTCTGGAGACGCTGGAAGAGATCAGCGAGCAGAACCGCGAGTTCTTCATGCATGCCGGCGGCGAGAAATTTGAATATATCCCGGCGCTGAATGACGACGCCGAGCACATAGACATGATGCTGGCGCTGGTGAACGCGCATCGCTGA